In Mustelus asterias chromosome 28, sMusAst1.hap1.1, whole genome shotgun sequence, a single window of DNA contains:
- the LOC144480137 gene encoding retinol-binding protein 3-like, giving the protein MFQSTLMLDMAEVLLDKYCFPENLVGMKEAIRQANQSEEILHVTDPQNLAAVLTAGVQGALNDPRLLVSYEPGTSPLEREDVPLPSPEILAELSQHAVKFQILENNVGYLRIDHIMGEELVKVIGPTLLETVWKFLVGTDSLILDLRYCIGGEVSGVPFIISYFCDANQKIHIDSIYHRPSNSTQEIWTLLTLLGDRYAKGKDVLVLISKGTQGVAEDVAYILKHLDRGLLVGERTAGGSLNIQKFRIGPTDFFITVPLSRSISPLTGQSWEVNGVFPMVSVSADQALEKATSILAVRRAVPSVIQSVIELLGTYYSFVDHVPTLAHQVSKVVYSAVISEQDLAAKLNYELQAICEDPRLMIRVGPEPQDTIDQSPGHVPTDASSPQHLPDTLFQVEILPNNIGYLRFDEFPDAALLPELTPLLVKKVWSTIESTENLIVDLRFNTGGTSAAVAMLLSHFQEQTPPVLFFTIYNRLTNASTEFSTLPTAGGNPYGSKRGIYVLTSHRTATAAEEFAYLMQSLCRATVIGEITSGKILHSKSFQIENTNLVITIPFINFLDNNGEYWLGGAVVPDAIVLAEEALDKTKEIIAFHAGVLELVEDTGNLLKLHYAIPDVGAQLSEVLTTKWLEGSYRPVVDCESLASQLTSDLKEISGDHRLHVFYSDSEPDVPEEIPESIPTPEELSHIIHALFKVEVLPNNVGYLRFDMMTDAEIIKVIGPQLLDQVWNKLVHTNTLIIDMRYNIGGYSTAIPILCSYFFGPNPVRHLYTVFDRSTLSTSEIWTMPKVLGQRYASHKDIYILTSHITGSAAEAFTRTMKDLKRATVIGEPTIGGALSVGTYRIGTSSLYVSIPNQVVLSAVTGEVWSVSGAEPDVMVQANEAMDVALGIIEFRAKIPWIVRTAGKLVADNYAFAETGAGVAGRIAELVHQGEYSLINSEVELAQRLSQDLQELSGHKHLKVAHIPENSKDHIPGVVPMPIPPPEMFEDLIKFSFQTKVFENTVGYLRFDMFGDLELITQVSDLMVQHVWNKIANTTALIVDLRYNIGGPTSSIPALCSYFFDDGDPVLLDTIYNRPNDTTSQLWTIPRVAGERYGSKRELILLTSNYTSGAAEEFVFVMKRLGRALVVGELTSGGCHPPQTYHVDDTNLYLTIPTVRSASPEGVSWEGTGVAPHLEVPAGTALEKAKEILRSHLHGPS; this is encoded by the exons ATGTTCCAGTCCACCCTCATGCTGGACATGGCCGAGGTGTTGCTGGACAAGTACTGCTTCCCGGAAAACCTGGTCGGGATGAAGGAGGCCATCCGACAGGCGAACCAGAGCGAGGAGATCCTGCATGTCACCGACCCTCAGAACCTGGCTGCCGTCTTGACCGCCGGGGTCCAGGGGGCTTTGAACGACCCTCGGCTGCTGGTCTCTTACGAACCCGGGACATCTCCTCTTGAGCGGGAGGACGTGCCTCTGCCCAGCCCCGAGATACTGGCTGAGTTGAGCCAGCACGCCGTCAAGTTCCAAATCTTGGAAAACAACGTGGGATACTTAAGGATTGACCACATCATGGGAGAGGAGCTGGTCAAAGTGATTGGCCCCACTCTGCTGGAGACGGTTTGGAAATTCCTAGTTGGCACTGACTCCCTGATCCTGGACTTGCGGTACTGTATTGGTGGCGAGGTCTCTGGGGTCCCCTTTATCATTTCCTACTTCTGCGATGCCAACCAGAAAATccacattgactccatctaccacCGTCCCTCCAACTCCACCCAGGAGATTTGGACGCTACTCACCCTCCTGGGTGACAGGTACGCCAAGGGCAAGGATGTGTTGGTGCTTATCAGCAAGGGCACCCAGGGGGTGGCGGAAGACGTGGCTTACATCCTGAAGCACTTGGACCGGGGTctcctggtgggggagaggacagCTGGAGGGTCACTCAACATCCAGAAGTTCCGCATTGGGCCCACTGACTTCTTCATCACTGTGCCCTTGTCAAGGTCCATCAGTCCCCTCACTGGACAGAGCTGGGAGGTGAATGGAGTCTTCCCAATGGTGTCGGTCAGTGCGGATCAGGCGCTGGAGAAAGCCACCTCTATCCTAGCGGTCAGGAGAGCAGTGCCCAGTGTCATCCAGAGTGTTATTGAACTCTTGGGCACCTACTACTCCTTCGTGGATCACGTGCCAACCCTGGCTCACCAAGTTTCCAAGGTTGTTTACTCAGCTGTGATTTCAGAGCAAGACCTGGCAGCCAAGCTGAACTACGAGCTCCAGGCCATCTGTGAGGACCCACGGCTAATGATCAGAGTGGGACCTGAACCCCAGGACACCATCGATCAGAGTCCTGGGCATGTGCCCACTGATGCCAGCTCACCCCAGCATCTGCCAGACACCCTGTTCCAAGTGGAAATCTTGCCGAACAATATCGGGTACTTGCGCTTTGATGAGTTCCCAGACGCTGCCCTCCTGCCAGAGCTAACCCCTTTGCTGGTCAAGAAGGTGTGGAGCACCATAGAAAGTACTGAAAACCTAATCGTAGACCTCAGGTTTAACACGGGTGGCACTTCAGCTGCCGTCGCGATGCTGCTATCCCACTTCCAAGAGCAAACGCCGCCCGTTCTCTTCTTCACCATCTACAATAGGCTGACCAATGCCAGCACGGAGTTCTCCACCCTTCCCACCGCAGGGGGCAACCCATACGGGTCCAAAAGGGGCATCTATGTCCTCACCAGCCACCGCACTGCCACGGCGGCTGAAGAATTCGCCTACCTGATGCAGTCCCTGTGTAGAGCCACGGTGATTGGGGAGATAACATCTGGCAAAATCCTCCACTCCAAGTCATTCCAAATAGAAAACACCAACTTGGTTATTACCATCCCCTTCATCAATTTCTTGGACAACAATGGGGAGTATTGGTTAGGGGGAGCTGTGGTCCCTGATGCCATAGTGTTAGCCGAAGAAGCTCTGGACAAGACCAAGGAGATCATAGCATTCCACGCTGGAGTGTTGGAACTGGTTGAAGACACGGGGAACCTGCTCAAGCTCCACTATGCCATCCCAGATGTGGGTGCCCAGCTCAGTGAGGTTCTGACCACCAAGTGGCTGGAGGGTTCCTACCGGCCCGTGGTGGACTGCGAGTCATTGGCTTCCCAGTTGACCTCAGACCTGAAGGAGATCTCGGGCGACCACCGCCTCCACGTTTTCTACAGCGATAGCGAGCCAGACGTCCCCGAGGAGATCCCGGAGAGCATCCCTACCCCTGAGGAGCTCAGCCACATCATCCACGCCCTCTTCAAGGTGGAGGTGCTGCCCAACAATGTGGGCTACCTGAGATTTGACATGATGACCGACGCCGAGATCATCAAGGTCATTGGGCCCCAACTGCTGGACCAAGTATGGAACAAGCTGGTCCACACGAACACCTTAATCATTGACATGAGGTACAACATAGGAGGCTATTCCACTGCCATCCCCATTCTTTGCTCATACTTCTTTGGGCCAAACCCTGTCCGCCACCTCTACACTGTGTTTGACCGCTCCACCCTCTCCACTTCAGAAATCTGGACAATGCCCAAGGTATTGGGTCAAAGGTACGCCTCCCACAAGGATATCTACATCCTAACCAGTCACATCACTGGTTCTGCGGCAGAAGCCTTCACCAGGACAATGAAAGACCTCAAGAGGGCTACAGTCATTGGGGAGCCTACTATTGGGGGTGCCTTGTCTGTCGGCACCTACAGGATAGGCACTAGCAGCCTCTATGTGTCCATTCCGAACCAGGTTGTCCTCAGCGCTGTCACTGGGGAGGTGTGGAGTGTCTCCGGAGCTGAACCAGACGTTATGGTCCAAGCCAATGAGGCCATGGATGTGGCTCTGGGCATCATAGAGTTCCGTGCTAAAATCCCATGGATTGTCAGGACTGCAGGGAAGCTGGTGGCGGATAATTATGCCTTTGCTGAAACTGGAGCAGGGGTGGCCGGGCGGATCGCTGAGCTGGTCCATCAGGGAGAGTACAGTCTCATCAACTCCGAGGTGGAACTGGCTCAGAGGCTATCCCAGGACCTACAGGAACTCTCTGGACACAAACATCTCAAGGTCGCCCACATCCCCGAGAACTCAAAGGATCACATACCTGGTGTCGTCCCAATGCCG ATTCCACCCCCTGAGATGTTTGAGGACCTAATCAAATTTTCTTTTCAAACAAAAGTGTTTGAGAATACTGTCGGCTACCTCCGATTCGACATGTTTGGTGACCTTGAACTCATTACCCAAGTTTCAGATCTAATGGTGCAACATGTCTGGAATAAAATTGCAAACACCACAGCGCTGATTGTGGATCTTAG GTACAACATTGGAGGGCCTACATCTTCTATCCCAGCCTTGTGTTCCTATTTCTTTGACGATGGAGACCCGGTGCTCCTGGACACTATTTACAACAGACCTAATGATACAACCTCCCAACTCTGGACAATTCCAAGGGTAGCAG GGGAGCGCTACGGCTCAAAAAGGGAGTTAATCCTCCTCACCAGCAACTACACCTCAGGAGCCGCAGAGGAATTTGTCTTTGTCATGAAGAGGCTGGGAAGGGCCTTGGTTGTTGGCGAGCTGACCAGCGGGGGCTGCCACCCCCCACAAACCTACCATGTGGATGACACCAATCTATACCTGACCATCCCCACTGTCAGGTCCGCCAGCCCGGAGGGAGTCTCCTGGGAAGGAACGGGAGTCGCGCCCCACCTCGAGGTACCTGCTGGAACAGCGCtggagaaggctaaggaaattttgaGGAGTCACTTACATGGACCTTCCTAA
- the znf488 gene encoding zinc finger protein 488: MELTPFSKGLWAGDNKFLHHHFTDILTSVHITREIPEDAIFGPCILQNTFYDTIAFIALKSSDRRSVPYVFRVDATAMNSSTDGVSWLRLVQAANNPKEQNLEAYLKSGQLYYRSTRRIGKDEELFVWYDRELSTLLGFTDIKTRAGSNAFRCGDCDQELKYENPYLAHVRFLCGKGKDSLPWRDVQALGFGPGGPSKTTEIRDKERVTNFHRIAHDLEHSRKNEGRPGTGKNAGKRKQDGGEENRVRKTVLLEKTNNLRVSDQGGGSKEEMGVRPALALSVWKLNSDRFVLRKDWSQHNSSSAFTEVRRLRERGKAEGNGKEGGPEFSSKLGLRTDVVLSSSGSAFSSVLPSSARGDQKSAFCQPGRRTGEGTSLQLARDLADPLAPSHLLGHANLLGSKFLGAELNNAQVLHTSLTASSPFVYTTELWPKPAGVQLQSTSSLTLLPPSYTSFAVSSQNWCAKCNASFRMTSDLVFHMRSHHKKEYAADYPSQRRREDKLTCPICNEFFRERHHLSRHMTSHN, from the exons ATGGAACTTACCCCTTTCTCTAAGGGACTATGGGCAGGCGACAACAAATTTCTACATCATCACTTCACTGACATTTTAACCAGTGTGCACATTACCCGGGAGATCCCTGAGGACGCGATCTTCGGCCCCTGCATCCTCCAGAACACCTTTTATGACACTATAGCTTTCATAGCGTTGAAGTCCTCGGACCGAAGAAGTGTCCCCTACGTGTTCAGG GTCGATGCAACTGCCATGAACAGCTCCACCGACGGGGTGTCCTGGTTGAGGCTTGTGCAGGCGGCCAACAACCCCAAGGAACAGAATTTGGAAGCGTACCTGAAGAGTGGGCAGCTGTACTACCGCTCCACCCGCAGGATCGGCAAAGACGAGGAGCTGTTCGTGTGGTACGACCGGGAGCTCTCCACATTGCTGGGTTTCACTGATATCAAGACCCGAGCTGGCTCTAACG CTTTCAGGTGCGGGGACTGTGACCAGGAACTGAAATATGAGAACCCTTACTTggcccatgttcgattcctgTGCGGCAAGGGGAAGGATTCTCTGCCCTGGAGAGATGTCCAAGCGCTCGGCTTTGGCCCCGGCGGCCCGTCCAAGACCACAGAGATCAGAGACAAGGAGAGGGTGACCAACTTCCACAGGATTGCCCACGACCTGGAGCACTCCAGGAAGAACGAGGGGCGACCGGGGACGGGGAAGAACGCCGGCAAGAGGAAACAGGACGGGGGAGAGGAGAACAGGGTCAGGAAGACGGTCTTGTTGGAGAAAACCAACAACTTGAGGGTCAGCGATCAGGGCGGCGGCTCCAAGGAGGAGATGGGCGTTCGCCCTGCCCTCGCCCTCTCCGTTTGGAAACTCAACTCGGACCGGTTTGTCCTGAGGAAGGATTGGTCTCAACACAACAGCAGCAGCGCCTTTACCGAGGTTCGCCGGCTGAGGGAGAGGGGCAAAGCCGAGGGCAACGGCAAAGAGGGTGGCCCTGAATTCAGCAGCAAGCTGGGGCTGAGGACAGACGTGGTTCTCAGTTCCAGCGGGAGTGCTTTCTCCTCGGTGTTGCCCTCCAGCGCCCGGGGGGATCAGAAGAGTGCCTTCTGCCAGCCGGGCCGGAGGACGGGAGAAGGGACTTCTCTCCAGCTGGCCAGGGATTTGGCCGACCCCCTCGCTCCGTCTCACCTCCTGGGCCACGCCAATCTCTTGGGCTCCAAATTCCTGGGCGCTGAGCTGAACAACGCTCAGGTCTTGCACACCAGCCTGACAGCCAGCAGCCCGTTCGTGTACACCACTGAATTGTGGCCCAAGCCCGCGGGAGTCCAGCTACAGTCCACCTCCTCACTGACTCTGCTCCCGCCCTCCTACACCTCCTTCGCCGTCTCCTCCCAGAACTGGTGCGCCAAATGCAACGCCTCGTTTCGCATGACCTCCGACCTGGTCTTCCACATGCGGTCGCACCACAAAAAGGAGTACGCGGCCGACTACCCCagccagaggaggagggaggacaaATTGACATGTCCCATCTGTAACGAATTCTTCAGGGAGCGCCACCACCTGTCGCGACACATGACATCCCACAACTGA